ACAGTACTTCAATGTTAATATTGCATACAGTCTTGTAGTAATTGTACAATTGTGTTTCCCAAAGTTCAGTGTCTGGAGCTAGTAATGAGAGACGGTTTCTGAAgggccacaaacacacacaggagggGCTGAGCTTCAAATGCCGGTGGCCTGTTTTGAATGAAAGGTTAATTGTTGTTGTATGTGTAAGTCTTTTCAATGTTATGTTCTTTTAAGTAGTATTATTGCAATATTACTGCACTAATAAAGACTAGGATAAACTCAGTACTTTGCCGCTTACCATTTAAATAttgacttatttttaaataaatataattttgcttatcatttatatgtatttaagtATATTTCTACATattttacgtgtgtgtgtgtgtgttattgtattGTGTGTACATAAACAGTATTAGGCCATGAAGCCATTTTGTTGCTGgtgatactgtattttttttaactgcttccTAGTCCTGCATCATTTCAGTTTCGCCTTGTTGGActtgaaccttttgttttgttttgttacttaaTTGTTCAAGAAAAAACACGTCAATTGTACTTTAATAGAATATTTTGTATGTAAACGTGTGTTTGCACGGGTTCAAAATATATCAGCTATTGCAAGTTCTTTGGATAAAAATGCTTAATGCTCTGGCTTGCGTAATTCCAGCTGGTTCCTGCTTGCAATACCGCATGTGAAGTTTCTGTGTCTGCAGCAAGAATTATACGGATCAAGCCAACACTGCTGtgagatttatttatattgatGCCGTAAAACAGTgcggatttaaaacattttccttCCCCTTtgggaaaggaaaaaaaagccCTGGTTGCAATCATCCCCATTCTCTTACAGGAGAGCCATTTCAATGGCtaaaataccattttttttctgtgtcCTCTCCCCTCTGTTTGATTCTGAGTTGAGCTTATACTCCTGGGGATACCCATTATCTCTGAGCAGGAGATATGTAGTATCCAAGCAACTAGTTCTGCAGAGTTTCTGTAGAGTTTTATACTGTACCACAAATGTAGGGTACAGCCTAGGAACTTTGGGGCAGCTAGCTGACTGCCTCAGAGCGCTGCTGGTACTTCTGTGCCTCTCAATTTAAACTTGTTGCATGCATGAACCTATTACTAAAATAGCCCTACATCTGGCTAAATAGCATATGTACTACCTTTGTAATTTAGATGCCTTACTACATGAGTTAATGACTTGCCTGTGTTCTGTTGGGAAGCCATTTGTATATAATGCAATACTAAAATATGAAAGTTGTCAACATTGTTTTCAACCATAGAGATGAATGCCCCCAATTTCCTCTCTGAGAATGTAATGCttagaaaaaatacatatattgcaGTCTTGTTAAAGTGTTTGTATCCttaacccccccccaccccgctaTTGACGAAACATTGCTTTcacatataataaataaacaaacacaaacgtagtgaagtgtatatataaaaagtaataaCCTTTCTTGGGCTTTGAAAGCATGCACCATTAgacctatatgtgtgtgtgtgtgtaaaaacaatatataaaagaaCTTGActacgtttgtttattttgttttgtgtgctttcaaTGTTACATAAAATCCTCAGACAGGAGAGACGCTGcttaaaaaaagcacagatttGTCTTGTTGGAAACCCTTTTTGTcttttacaaacaataataataaaaccccatTCTGGTTGCAATGTTTTAGACTAGAGCAGTGCCTTAGACAAGAATCGgttgtgtatttttgtaaaatagcTTACCCTGGACATGACAATCATTTTGCAAGCGGTCTCTGAAGATGTCTCTTGCTGTGCAGATGTTGTTGAATGCTCTGTTCACAGCTCTATGTAAATAGATCTTAAATGTACTGATAAAATATGAAacgtttaaataaagttttgcaaaattaaaaaaaggatgaACATATTTGTGTGGAGTATTTGATCAGCTGCTGCCtagattgtaaataaatacacagctgcATGTGCATCATTTTCACCCAGTTTATTCTTGCATTTAATTGCCATTTCACTGGAAAATGTAATGTTACTCATTTCGAATATTCATGATTACAGCAAGTCATTAATATGTGTGGTTAGAGTATTGACACAATGTTTCACCATGCTCACCTGCCCTATTGTAAGATTACTGTTTGCTGCATTAGgtgtttccatatacttaatatGTTGTATAAGCTCAAGGTGCTCCAGCAATGCATTTGATGCTTTATCTGCATAACAACTATGTTCCACTAACTTCTGCGAAGCGGCCGTGACAAACAGTCATGGAAACTGGTTTTTATAGTAGCTGGCAAAGCTACACACGAACACTTGgccattttaaaagataaaatacacagcaacacacattttCTTGAAAtgcagaagaagaaaaataaaatatatatttttatatcccTAAATGTTAGCTAATATATGTGCTTACATAAAGTAGTTGCTTACTGTTATTTAGCTAACTGTCATAAATCACCCTTACAAATGCTTAAAGCTGTATTAATGCTGCTTTCAAGAAAATCCATACTACTGTCAGAGCAaaagcattccagaaaaaaggcTATTAATCATaaatgcaattcaaaaccttAGCAAAGATCCATAAAGTAATTGGTTATCATGCATGCTTACAAAGTCTGAAACAGTGAATTACTTCAATAGATAAATGCTGATTTCTTGGGGAGgaagcagtaaaaaataaaatcatttcaaGCCTGCATAGTGAGCCATCACTTTGACACAGCCACTTGATTGCTGATGCTTTTGGTTTGTATTCCATTACATCTGCAGCTGACTCAGTTCTAGTAATGCAGGTGCCTGTCTAACTATAATCATGCAAGGGGCGTGCTAGTGCAACTTGAATTACAATATAGGCCCACTATACTGAACTTGTTTCAAATCGTTTCTTCTCCCCTCTCGAGGTGTACAGGCCTGTACCCCTGCTGCTTGATGCTGCTGTTCACAGCTTCTTGGCGCAGTCCGGGCAGTAGATGGCTTCACTGTGGGTGACGAAGTGCTTGTTGGCTAGCGAGAGGGAGCACTTCTTGCAGGTGAAGCAGTACTCATGCCAGGATTGTCCCTCGTAATTCACCACATTGGTCCCTTTCCCAAATCCTTGAAAATGAAGaaagacatttttttatatacattagtTAGCTTGCCTAATGCTTTCTCTTTTAAACCCTGTGGATTGTCTTCGTTCGCATTCCGCTTTCCAGTTTCTAAGCTGGCGTCTATCGCTGGGGATAATGACTGCTAAGCTTCTAGTCTTGGAACTGTAATAGGTTTTGTATTAAGCATCCTAAACACATTAAACATAATTCACCTGAAAATTGTAACACACTGGGCTTTCCTGCAAGATAATGAATCCTTGGGATGTGTAACTGTGGCCATGGTCAATTATCTATCTTGTATTGCTAACGGAGTGTCACTCCTTAAATACTGCAGTGCTGTGACGTGGCTTGAGATCACGTAGCCTCTCAGAGGCATGCCCAGGAGATGGATTTTGGTTCAAAAGCTACAGAAGGTTTTGTGACAAGACTGAGGGCTATTTGTAATGGGATTGAAGGGGTCTGGTGTTTCGGACTCTTAGATCGGGTCTGGACCCGAATCACGGAAATGGAACCGGAACACCGAGTGAAGAGCGACTCACCGGTGATGGGGTTGTCGCAGCCGGAGCACTTCTTGGCCACGGTGGTCTTGTAGCAGTCCACGCAGTACAGGTGGTCCTCGTGGGCAGTGAAGCGCTGCCCAGCCAGGGGTTTCTTGCAGGTGTTGCAGACGAAGCACTCAGAGTGCCAGGGCTGGTCCTGGTAGCTGACCCCACCAGAAGTAATGGCCTGTGAGCAACGACAAACATGACCACATGCCGGCTCAGACAACAGGGCCCCCtccctctcagaactacatttaaaCCGCATTCATTTCTTACGATAGGTTCTAGTTTAGCAGCTCTGTATCGGTATAAAAATTGCTGCTGTGtaactttttttctctctcgGGCCGCTGACACATGCAATACACTGCTAGCCGTTGATGAGAACACCCCTGTACCTACACGGTCCAGTTTGAAACGGAGGTGCCCGAACACACACAGATTACCAGCTGAATCTAGCCAGGTTTGTCagctgggagaggggagaggggagagcgtTACCTTCTTGCAGTGGACGCAGATCTTGGCAAACTTCTTCTCGTGGCAGGAGGTACAGTAAGTGTCCTCTCCCTTGGTCAGGAAGCTCTGTGATCCGATGGGCAGCTTGCACTGGAAGCAGGTGAAGCACTCCTCGTGCCAGGTGTTGCCCTTGTACGCCACACTCTGAGTTCCTGCACAGACCATGTGTTTTTACATTGGTTAGTTAGTAACGTTTTCTGAACAATCAGGTACAACAGTCGTCCTTTTACtcgttgcacacacacacacacacacacacacaaaacaacatctTGAGAAATCAGCAACACAGGCATGCCTAGAGGGGTCAGCACTGGTAACACATAGGATGCACAACAGCAGGAGCCAGCACTTGATATGTGGGTGCTCTTGCAGGCGTGTTACCTGGCAGAACGGGTTTGTAGCAGCCGTGGCAGCGGGCAGAGTCCTCCCGGGAGCTGCACTTGTTGCACAGGATCTTGTCATCCTTGGCGGAGAAGGGCTCGTTGCCCAGGGGCTTGTAGCACTTAGCGCAGCGGAAACAATCCTCGTGCCAGTACCGGTTCTTATGGTGCAGCTCCTGCAGAGACAGAGGAGCAGGGCACGGATTGAGACAGCCGTAACACTGCGTTAATAAACCCTACCATGGATCGCACaattgatatgggtttttttttaatgctgttttggGGATCAGTTGATTCCACACACAGATGCAAGCAGGGAGAAATTGTGTAAAACTGGGTCCTGTTTTATCATACTCTTAACACCCAAAGCATCGGAAGCGTTACACTTTTAATAAACTTCCATTTAATTATTGAAAAAGGAAACGTATGCCCAGACCCTAACACGAGCCAGTTTGTTGGGATCCTGCCCCCACCTTGGCGTCTGATCCGATGGGGCGCCGGCACTCTGCGCAGGTGTTGGCGCAGAACTTGTCGAAGCAGCGCAGGCAGCAGTGCTTCTCGTCCTTCTTGATGTACTTCTTGCCGTACAGAGAGTCGTGGCAGTAATGGCAGTCGAAGCGGTCCGTCATGGTGTTGATCGTGTAGCTGCGCGGACCTGCGTGAACAATGGAAACGGCCGTACACACTCACTACAGTAGCATTGTGATCATCGCCCTGTTCATTCTCTCGCTCTAGAATGCTTGTGTCAAATAGCTGCTTACTAGTTTCTAGTATTCATACATATTCTACCAGTTACAGACCTACTATACAAGGATTACATTATTACCAATATGTTTCATAATGTCTTTATAGATTTCCTCAACCTTGGTAAAATCTTTACAAAGGTAAACAATAACACCTTAAGTTGGAAGTGCTTGTAACTCCTGAAATGAATAGAAGTAAAACATAATGTTAAAATCCTGGGAATTAAAGTACATGACCTTACAGGGCCTCCCATTTAGTGCATGTTAATAACCGTCCATCCTTAAATACCACGTTTATAGACGTCTTATAAATTTATCTTTGGATTGCAGCGCATTCACAGGTTTCCCCCTTGTCCTGCAGTTGTACATTGCAGTACCAGCATTTCACCAGCGAGAGGCGCCAGAGTTCAACTCAGCTGGACGCTGCCTTGCAGAGTG
This genomic stretch from Acipenser ruthenus chromosome 16, fAciRut3.2 maternal haplotype, whole genome shotgun sequence harbors:
- the LOC117430592 gene encoding four and a half LIM domains protein 1-like isoform X2; this encodes MTDRFDCHYCHDSLYGKKYIKKDEKHCCLRCFDKFCANTCAECRRPIGSDAKELHHKNRYWHEDCFRCAKCYKPLGNEPFSAKDDKILCNKCSSREDSARCHGCYKPVLPGTQSVAYKGNTWHEECFTCFQCKLPIGSQSFLTKGEDTYCTSCHEKKFAKICVHCKKAITSGGVSYQDQPWHSECFVCNTCKKPLAGQRFTAHEDHLYCVDCYKTTVAKKCSGCDNPITGFGKGTNVVNYEGQSWHEYCFTCKKCSLSLANKHFVTHSEAIYCPDCAKKL
- the LOC117430592 gene encoding four and a half LIM domains protein 1-like isoform X1 gives rise to the protein MATQRHSGPRSYTINTMTDRFDCHYCHDSLYGKKYIKKDEKHCCLRCFDKFCANTCAECRRPIGSDAKELHHKNRYWHEDCFRCAKCYKPLGNEPFSAKDDKILCNKCSSREDSARCHGCYKPVLPGTQSVAYKGNTWHEECFTCFQCKLPIGSQSFLTKGEDTYCTSCHEKKFAKICVHCKKAITSGGVSYQDQPWHSECFVCNTCKKPLAGQRFTAHEDHLYCVDCYKTTVAKKCSGCDNPITGFGKGTNVVNYEGQSWHEYCFTCKKCSLSLANKHFVTHSEAIYCPDCAKKL